TCTGATGAACAGAAGACGCGAAAACTCCCACATTTGTCACGGCCTTTCTATGAAAATCCGGAATAAACTGCAAATCGATTGCTTGGGAATCTTTCGTATAAAGACGCCAAGGTTTTATCCAATTCTCCCGATCCACTTCAAAAACAGCATCGGAAGGAATTTTATAAATTCTTCCATTGATTAAAATAGCATTTTCGGTCGTACCAGTTTCGTCCGTCCATCCGGCTCCCAAATTCATTCCAATTCTATTTCCTGCGTTATGTGTCATCATAGAGGCCCAATTCCATTTTGTGTAATAAGGCCATACCCCTCTCCCGTAATCCATACAGGCAAAGGAAGATTCGAGTTCGAATTTATATTCCATCGCTCCGTAGCGAACGCTTCCCTGCGCCCCGACTCCGAACAATTTTTCGGTAAATTGAAATCTTCTTTTGGACCAAGGAACCACTACGTTTAGAGTTTCCCAGTTCTCCGGAACTGGAACCAAAATCTCCGCCTGAACAGGAATTTTATTTTTG
The nucleotide sequence above comes from Leptospira weilii. Encoded proteins:
- a CDS encoding DUF2804 domain-containing protein, with protein sequence MNLETEIRQETNLCDKSGNLNLTSVGWSKKPLHRCNLSGHYLRKKKWNYWCIYDENFLVSFTISDVDYAGVVFVYWLNRKTGDFEEDTILTPFGSGISLGQLVGSNATYIGNNARLQFFREEEGYRLSVNISLKNKIPVQAEILVPVPENWETLNVVVPWSKRRFQFTEKLFGVGAQGSVRYGAMEYKFELESSFACMDYGRGVWPYYTKWNWASMMTHNAGNRIGMNLGAGWTDETGTTENAILINGRIYKIPSDAVFEVDRENWIKPWRLYTKDSQAIDLQFIPDFHRKAVTNVGVFASSVHQMIGKFEGIIRLGKNEYKITDGQGWAEDHIARW